GGGACATTCGCCGTACGGACCGAGTTCCGCGCCGCAGTCCACGTGCCGGAAGTACCGCCACCGCGCCTCGGAGAAGTGCTCGCGCCCCCACTGGCCGAGGGCGCGCAGGGTAGGCCACAGGGAGATGCCGCGCTCGGTGAGGACGTACTCGTCACGCGGCGGCGACTGCTGGTAACGGCGCTTTTCGAGGATGCCCTCGGCGGTCAGGCTCTGCAGCCGGGCGGCCAGGACGGCGCGCGGGATGCCGAGGTGGACCAGGAAGTCGTTGTAGCGCCGCACGCCGTAGAACGCGTCCCGGACGACGAGCAGCGTCCAGCGCTCGCCGACGATCTCGAGCGCGCGGGCGATCGAGCACTCCTGTGTCACGTAGTCCTTGCCCAGTGCCATGCCCTCCACTGTAGCCACTTTCCGACATCTTGGTTCAGTGACCGAACCGATGGTGTTACGGTGTGCGGGTCAGGTCAGTTCAATGACCGAACTGATGAATCTCCAGGGGCGCGGCGACCCGCCGAACGTCACGCCGCAGGCCCCGGAAGGACAGGACCACGCCATGACCGGGCTCGACTCCGCCACCACCCCCGCCGCCGCGGCCGCACGCGGCGCGAAGACCGCCCGGGACGCCCCCGCACGCCCCCGGGCC
The genomic region above belongs to Streptomyces sp. CG1 and contains:
- a CDS encoding winged helix-turn-helix transcriptional regulator, whose product is MEGMALGKDYVTQECSIARALEIVGERWTLLVVRDAFYGVRRYNDFLVHLGIPRAVLAARLQSLTAEGILEKRRYQQSPPRDEYVLTERGISLWPTLRALGQWGREHFSEARWRYFRHVDCGAELGPYGECPACRTAVALEDVVMEPGPGLDRDPADPVSRALLKPKRLLEPLETEPA